In one Oryza glaberrima chromosome 2, OglaRS2, whole genome shotgun sequence genomic region, the following are encoded:
- the LOC127764476 gene encoding abscisic acid 8'-hydroxylase 1, with amino-acid sequence MGAFLLFVCVLAPFLLFCAVRGRRRQAGSSEAAACGLPLPPGSMGWPYVGETFQLYSSKNPNVFFNKKRNKYGPIFKTHILGCPCVMVSSPEAARFVLVTQAHLFKPTFPASKERMLGPQAIFFQQGDYHAHLRRIVSRAFSPESIRASVPAIEAIALRSLHSWDGQFVNTFQEMKTYALNVALLSIFGEEEMRYIEELKQCYLTLEKGYNSMPVNLPGTLFHKAMKARKRLGAIVAHIISARRERQRGSDLLGSFVDGREALTDAQIADNVIGVIFAARDTTASVLTWMVKFLGDHPAVLKAVTEEQLQIAKEKEESGEPLSWADTRRMKMTSRVIQETMRVASILSFTFREAVEDVEYQGYLIPKGWKVLPLFRNIHHNPDHFPCPEKFDPSRFEVAPKPNTFMPFGNGTHSCPGNELAKLEMLVLFHHLATKYRWSTSKSESGVQFGPFALPLNGLPMSFTRKNTEQE; translated from the exons ATGGGTGCTTTTCTTCTGTTCGTGTGCGTGCTCGCGCCTTTCTTGCTTTTCTGCGccgtccgcggccgccgccggcaggcGGGCTCGTCGgaagcggcggcgtgcggcctgccgctgccgccggggtCGATGGGGTGGCCGTACGTCGGGGAGACGTTCCAGCTGTACTCGTCCAAGAACCCCAACGTGTTCTTCAACAAGAAGCGGAACAAGTACGGCCCCATCTTCAAGACGCACATCCTGGGATGCCCCTGCGTGATGGTGTCCAGCCCGGAGGCGGCGCGGTTCGTGCTGGTGACGCAGGCGCACCTCTTCAAGCCCACCTTCCCGGCGAGCAAGGAGCGGATGCTGGGTCCCCAGGCCATCTTCTTCCAGCAGGGCGACTACCACGCCCACCTCCGCCGCATCGTCTCCCGCGCCTTCTCCCCCGAGTCCATCCGCGCCTCCGTCCCCGCCATCGAGGCCATCGCGCTCCGCTCCCTCCACTCCTGGGACGGCCAGTTCGTCAACACCTTCCAAGAAATGAAGACT TACGCGCTGAATGTGGCATTGCTGTCCATcttcggggaggaggagatgcgcTACATCGAGGAGCTGAAGCAGTGCTACCTGACGCTGGAGAAGGGGTACAACTCGATGCCGGTGAACCTGCCGGGCACCCTGTTCCACAAGGCCATGAAGGCCCGGAAGCGGCTGGGCGCCATTGTGGCCCACATCATCTCGGCCAGGCGCGAGCGGCAGCGCGGGAGCGACCTGCTGGGGTCGTTCGTGGACGGCCGCGAGGCCCTCACCGACGCCCAGATCGCTGACAACGTCATCGGCGTCATCTTCGCCGCCCGCGACACCACCGCCAGCGTCCTCACCTGGATGGTCAAGTTCCTCGGCGACCACCCCGCCGTCCTCAAGGCCGTCACC GAAGAGCAGCTGCAGATTGCCAAGGAGAAAGAGGAGTCGGGCGAGCCGCTGTCATGGGCGGACACGCGGCGGATGAAGATGACGAGCCGGGTCATCCAGGAGACGATGAGGGTGGCGTCCATCCTCTCCTTCACCTTCAGGGAGGCCGTGGAGGACGTGGAATACCAAG GGTACCTGATCCCCAAGGGCTGGAAAGTGCTACCTCTGTTCCGCAACATCCACCACAACCCCGACCACTTCCCCTGCCCGGAAAAGTTCGACCCGTCCCGGTTCGAG GTGGCGCCTAAGCCCAACACGTTCATGCCGTTCGGGAACGGGACCCACTCGTGCCCGGGCAACGAGCTTGCCAAGCTGGAGATGCTCGTGCTCTTCCACCACCTCGCCACCAAGTACAGGTGGTCCACGTCCAAGTCCGAGAGCGGCGTCCAGTTCGGGCCCTTCGCGCTGCCGCTCAACGGCCTCCCCATGAGCTTCACCCGCAAGAACACCGAGCAGGAGTGA